In one window of Harpia harpyja isolate bHarHar1 chromosome 11, bHarHar1 primary haplotype, whole genome shotgun sequence DNA:
- the LOC128147696 gene encoding myomegalin-like isoform X2, translated as MKETCRICARELCGNQRRWIFHTAAKLNLQVLLSHVLGRELCRDGKSEFACSKCAFMLDRIYRFDTVIARIEALSIERLQKLLLEKDRLKFCIASMYRRNNEDSSTDDRAGDGTVDLSNLPDVRYAALLQEDFAYSGYEYWTDQEEHSLEPHSCHSSEGASNRPRRCRGCAALRVADADYEAICKVPRKVARSISCGLSSRWSASVGNEESSVCDVAESASARVPVDGESMEEGTPASSVESLDTTVEASPPQQKDEDADKGVKGNGKCDDFSDDRMTPNSSLSGNRLELALSLIKALDYKPLQSPRGSRLPIPVKSSLPPPKLSRDLADGSASAGLACAGSAFLNADRKSLSRAPLGLPLEISELQELWDDLCEDYMPLRVQNLQDERQQLAPGDPAAGEHVSDLCAAELQGKIQQFEAANKLLQEKLNELNLELKSVQETSQKQVCTIQSLNEALKSKESKTQELYHIIEGQNETIAKLRDMLHRSHLGQLQMSESPLSSQEQQVSLLDLQNTLFCTKLEVRKLKRAQRQKEHQLAEARRATQLLETMVHEEEQQKEATWKHNQELRAVVQQLQTELQDKAQQLQTVEWEKCRELQAQEQRVQRLSQLLARKEQLLQESRELLQCQQSLDKSPAAMNAMLEKLQQRVSDRDAALERAVDEKFCALEKKEQELQQLHLSIRERGSDLERLCNVLSSNETTIHSLESLLKAKTLELEQVSATCQKLRWLKEEIEAKSCSRQKEQEGIIQQLQTCLHDRNKEVEELTATLLCKLGPGQSEVAEELCLRLQHKEKMLQDLLSDRNRQTIEHDAEIRELLQAVSTKEQQSRAAAEKMAHALAERSCELQILRQHVLGKEPVGNQSAGTRLLKQDKQPIQEILQRACGATAIARPPQGDSSCRTEGVTTSAAELEKDLVNAKEELELMAKKERESRRELTALQSVVAAQEEELQVQASDIESLTRTIQIKEDLIKDLQMQLVDPEEIPAVERLTQEVLVLREKVAVAESRGQEATGNRRQQLLLMLEGLVAERNRLNEALQAERQLYGSLVKFHTHPDSAARDHTLQVELEGVQELRGQLEEALGRSLECLSRLETQGAIGGQATGTDADDASTNFTDSIKEEAAHGVATQHSSPRAPKESGGTERTPMESTAPAVPKRELRAEEELRALKAQLEEAGFSSVSHIRKAMLSLCLENAELKERMGEATSLLESGEQEEAGLGSPLAPEPRRLQRKSRNTLGDRPASGSGDGQGVLAERGAVPTKRPALEARSQDDMPKRPCPGTPGGGDRSHVEGMAPGSGWPGLGAELRSQVAQGQRQCQELQDKLAASEATVRAQAEQLEKYHVLLREPHAQQLSKQVQVDFQDLGYETCGRSETEADRDETTSPECEEPDVFSEPSLGEEPGSPCRPRMPKAGKAAQKAMAPADVGALHQHIQDLKAQLLNANKVIQSLQRRARSVSVTSGYTSGTERPPPGPTALTSPAHSLTDEDEGWQSDGHGTLCPPALQAHRDLQHLVHRVTLLEAQLPATKPGGVLPKELQSATWPGKYDSLIQAQARELSHLRQTLREGRGVSRSLAQHLRDALRSFEDLLRGTDIDYYMGQGFREQLAQGRQLAERLSDKLGTRDRQDGEDKASHELLALRLSWELQEKEKVIESLEAKLQERCESPGSSHLPSESSRSATSSSFVSEGLEPCSDGDVASECSQCREEPARLAGLHFDSLSKPISAPLPALAPGLPPFLPAGRTPPAAPPAPPAPPLLGCCGTPVCSLAEAQQELQVLRRQLGESEHLPPAWGVTLPMAPAKPTAPLGPFGEGSKAPASLCRHGALQSLAEIPRASETHALWDVPPPSRPLYGALPSGYPSGQKLTGADLLEEHLMEIRSLRQRLEESICTNDRLREQLERRLASTSKASGLPSDVYAQTPEPGLQLSGENQALREDNRTLRLQRDHLSQELARVQEALLAACSRAREAEAELGQRRGEQRRLAEELAKHQDSVRQLRDERHSLQEDNNRLQHTVTLLQQQCEEHRLLLQTLRTELHVYESLPGPSAESRAGCFPSPPVRDVGTSSAAPRFSPLPSDTSVARQMDEPRGADPLVRKSEGPTGAHIVGRLDTYQALEQHILEGKTLARELMCLTRPALGLPNCPLPGKEVKRGQHGAGSCWGPDPLQTTHKAAPEPNIGPEACRAGKQQVAFCLGADASTALLCRAGHGESLGAAGCSCPGSTRSRTLLLQALGWTGAGHLWGSASTLHRVLEECASLLTAFWSAVLPVSPAQHQGKEQVLQGEIAALRAQLSEREDALQSTAERLRSTTQLKDSMEQFIVSQLTRTHNVLRKARTNLEVKAQQALPVA; from the exons ATGAAGGAAACCTGCCGGATTTGTGCCCGGGAGCTGTGCGGCAACCAGCGGCGATGGATCTTCCACACGGCGGCCAAGCTGAACCTCCAGGTGCTGCTCTCCCACGTCCTGGGCAGGGAGCTGTGCCGGGATGGCAAATCCGAGTTCGCTTGCAGCAAGTGTGCCTTCATGCTGGACCGCATCTACAGGTTCGACACTGTCATCGCACGCATCGAAGCCCTCTCCATCGAGCGCCTACAGAAACTGCTGCTGGAGAAAGACCGCCTCAAGTTCTGCATTGCAAGTATGTACCGCAGGAACAACGAAGACTCTAGCACAGATGACAGAGCTGGGGATGGGACTGTGGACCTTTCTAACCTGCCTGATGTACGGTATGCTGCCCTCCTTCAGGAGGACTTTGCTTATTCTGGGTATGAATATTGGACGGATCAAGAAGAGCACAGCTTGGAGCCACACAGCTGCCATTCTTCAGAGGGAGCAAGTAACCGCCCACGGCGCTGCCGTGGCTGTGCCGCGCTGCGGGTGGCCGATGCTGACTATGAAGCGATTTGCAAAGTGCCGCGAAAGGTGGCCAGAAGCATCTCCTGCGGGCTGTCCAGCCGGTGGTCGGCCAGCGTGGGCAACGAGGAGTCATCCGTGTGTGATGTGGCGGAGTCTGCCAGTGCCAGAGTGCCTGTGGATGGGGAGAGCATGGAGGAAGGCACGCCTGCATCCTCTGTTGAGTCCCTGGACACGACTGTGGAGGCAAGCCCTCCACAGCAGAAGGATGAAGATGCAGATAAGGGGGTGAAAGGGAATGGGAAATGTGACGATTTCTCAGATGACCGCATGACCCCAAACTCTTCGCTGAGCGGCAACAGGCTGGAGCTGGCCCTCAGTTTGATCAAGGCTTTGGACTACAAACCCCTTCAGAGCCCCCGAGGCAGCAGGCTACCTATTCCTGTGAAGTCCAGCTTGCCCCCTCCCAAGCTCAGCCGTGACTTGGCAGATGGCAGTGCTTCTGCTGGCTTAGCGTGTGCTGGTTCTGCCTTCCTGAATGCAGACAGAAAATCCCTTTCCAGAGCTCCTTTGGGTCTTCCCCTGGAGATTTCTGAACTGCAGGAGCTGTGGGATGACCTCTGTGAGGATTATATGCCGCTGCGGGTACAG aatttgcAGGATGAACGTCAGCAGCTGGCTCCAGGTGACCCTGCAGCAGGGGAGCACGTGTCCGATCtgtgtgctgcagagctgcagggcaaAATCCAGCAGTTCGAAGCTGCCAACAAG TTGTTACAGGAAAAGCTGAATGAATTGAATTTGGAATTAAAATCCGTCCAAGAAACGTCGCAGAAGCAAGTTTGTACAATCCAGAGTCTGAATGAGGCCCTGAAGAGCAAAGAGAGTAAG ACACAAGAGCTGTACCATATCATTGAAGGGCAGAATGAGACAATAGCCAAGCTGCGGGACATGTTACACAGAAGCCATCTGGGACAGTTGCAG ATGTCAGAGAGCCCACTCTCATCCCAGGAGCAGCAAGTGTCACTGCTAGATCTTCAGAACACACTTTTCTGCACCAAGCTGGAGGTGCGGAAGCTGAAAAGAGCTCAGCGCCAGAAAGAGCATCAACTGGCTGAAGCCAGGAGAGCAACCCAGCTCCTAGAGACCATGGTGCatgaggaagagcagcagaaagaggCAACCTGGAAACACAACCAG GAGCTGCGTGCTGTAGTACAGCAGCTGCAGACAGAGCTGCAGGACAAGGCTCAGCAGCTCCAGACTGTGGAGTGGGAGAAATGCCGTGAGCTGCAGGCCCAGGAGCAGAGAGTTCAGCGTTTGAGTCAGCTTCTGGCTCGCAAGGAACAGCTTCTGCAG GAATCAAGGGAGCTTCTGCAATGCCAGCAAAGCTTGGACAAGAGCCCTGCAGCCATGAATGCCATGTTGGAGAAACTGCAGCAGCGAGTCAGTGACAGGGATGCTGCTCTGGAG CGAGCAGTAGATGAGAAGTTCTGTGCACTGGAGAAGAAGGAGCAAGAGCTGCAACAGCTCCATCTCTCGATAAGGGAGCGTGGAAGTGACCTGGAGAGACTGTGCAATGTCCTGTCCAGCAATGAGACTACCATTCAC AGCCTGGAGAGCCTCCTGAAAGCCAAAACCCTGGAACTAGAGCAGGTCTCAGCAACCTGCCAAAAACTCCGCTGGCTCAAGGAGGAGATTGAGGCCAAatcctgcagcaggcagaaggagcaggaggggatCATCCAGCAGCTGCAGACCTGCCTGCATGACAGGAACAAGGAAGTGGAG GAGCTTACAGCAACTCTGCTGTGCAAGCTGGGCCCAGGACAGAGTGAGgtagcagaggagctgtgcttgCGTCTCCAGCACAAGGAGAAAATGCTGCAGGATCTTCTCAGTGACAGGAACCGTCAGACCATAGAGCATGATGCTGAAATCcgggagctgctgcaggctgtgagcaccaaggagcagcagagcaga GCAGCTGCTGAGAAGATGGCACACGCTTTGGCTGAAAGGAGCTGCGAGTTACAAATCCTACGCCAGCATGTGTTGGGGAAGGAGCCTGTCGGGAACCAGTCGGCTGGTACCAGGCTGTTGAAGCAGGACAAACAGCCCATACAA GAAATACTGCAAAGAGCTTGTGGAGCTACAGCCATTGCCAGACCCCCACAGGGGGAcagcagctgcaggacagagggag TTACGACGTCAGCAGCAGAACTGGAGAAGGATCTTGTTAATGCCAAAGAGGAGCTGGAGCTAATggcaaagaaggaaagggaaagcagg CGGGAGCTCACTGCTCTCCAGTCTGTCGTGGCCGCGCAGGAGGAAGAGCTGCAAGTGCAGGCCTCAGATATAGAGTCCTTGACCAGGACTATCCAGATCAAAGAGGACCTCATCAAG GATCTGCAGATGCAGCTGGTGGATCCCGAAGAAATTCCAGCCGTGGAAAGGCTGACGCAAGAAGTGCTGGTTCTTCGGGAGAAAGTGGCCGTAGCAGAGTCACGAGGACAGGAGGCTACTGGAAACAGAAGGCAGCAG TTGTTGCTGATGCTGGAAGGGCTGGTGGCTGAAAGGAATCGGTTAAATGAGGCTCTCCAGGCAGAGAGGCAGCTCTACGGCAGCCTGGTAAAGTTTCACACACACCCAGACAG CGCTGCGAGAGACCACACTCTGCAGGTGGAGCTGGAGGGGGTCCAGGAGCTCCGGGGACAGCTGGAAGAAGCTCTTGGAAGAAGCTTGGAGTGTTTGAGCAGGCTGGAGACACAGGGCGCCATAGGAG GTCAGGCCACAGGCACAGATGCTGATGATGCCAGCACCAACTTCACCGACAGCATCAAGGAGGAGGCAGCCCATGGTGTGGCAACCCAGCAC AGCAGCCCCCGGGCCCCTAAGGAAAGCGGGGGCACTGAAAGGACCCCGATGGAGAGCACGGCACCTGCTGTGCCGAAGCGGGAGCTGCGGGCGGAAGAGGAGCTGCGGGCGTTGAAGGCGCAGCTGGAGGAAGCCGGCTTCTCCTCTGTCTCCCACATCAG GAAGGCGATGCTGAGCCTGTGCCTGGAGAATGCGGAGCTGAAGGAGCGGATGGGTGAAGCCACATCGCTGCTGGAgagtggggagcaggaggaggctgggctgggcagccccCTGGCACCTGAGCCCCGCAGGCTGCAGCGAAAGAGCCGCAACACCCTTGGGGACCGCCCGGCCAGCGGCAGTGGGGATGGCCAGGGGGTCCTGGCAGAGAGGGGAGCTGTGCCCACCAAACGTCCAGCGCTGGAGGCACGATCCCAGGATGACATGCCCAAGAGACCCTGCCCTGGTACCCCGGGCGGAGGAGATAGGAGCCAC GTGGAGGGCATGGCCCCTGGCAGTGGCTGGCCGGGGCTGGGTGCAGAGCTGCGCTCCCAGGTGGCACAGGGCCAAAGGCagtgccaggagctgcaggacaaGCTTGCCGCCTCGGAGGCCACGGTGCGGGCACAAGCCGAGCAGCTGGAGAAGTACCACGTCCTGCTCC GTGAACCCCACGCCCAGCAGCTCAGCAAGCAAGTGCAGGTGGACTTCCAGGACCTGGGCTATGAGACGTGCGGGCGAAGCGAGACCGAGGCTGACCGAGACGAGACCACCAGCCCTG AGTGTGAGGAGCCAGATGTATTCAGTGAGCCCAGCCTCGGCGAGGAGCCAGGGTCGCCGTGCCGGCCAAGGATGCCCAAGGCGGGCAAGGCTGCCCAGAAAGCCATGGCTCCGGCAGATGTGGGGGCCCTGCACCAGCACATCCAGGACCTCAAAGCACAACTGCTCAATGCCAACAAGGTGATCCAGAGCCTGCAGCGCCGTGCCCGCTCCGTCTCTGTCACCAGTGGCTACACCTCGGGCACTGAGCGGCCCCCGCCGGGTCCCACGGCCCTGACCTCCCCAGCTCACAGCCTCACCGACGAGGATGAGGGCTGGCAGTCGGACGGCCATGGCACCCTCTGCCCGCCTGCCCTGCAGGCACACCGCGACCTGCAGCACCTGGTGCACCGTGTCACCCTCCTCGAGGCACAGCTGCCCGCAACCAAACCTGGAGGTGTTTTGCCCAAGGAGCTGCAATCTGCCACTTGGCCAGG GAAGTATGACTCGCTGATCCAAGCGCAGGCTCGGGAGCTCTCCCACCTGCGGCAGACGCTGCGGGAGGGCCGTGGGGTGAGCCGCAGCCTGGCCCAGCACCTGCGCGATGCTCTGCGGTCCTTTGAGGACCTCCTCCGCGGCACCGACATCGACTACTACATGGGCCAGGGCTTCCGGGAGCAGCTggcccagggcaggcagctggctgaGAGGCTCAGCGACAAGCTGGGCACCA GAGATCGACAAGATGGGGAGGATAAAGCCAGCCATGAACTCCTGGCACTGAG GCTCAGCTGGGAACTccaggagaaggagaaggtgatTGAGAGCTTGGAGGCAAAGCTGCAGGAGCGCTGTGagtccccaggcagcagccacCTGCCCTCCGAGTCGTCCCGCTCTGCCACCAGCTCCTCCTTTGTGTCCGAGGGGCTGGAGCCCTGCTCCGATGGGGATGTAGCCAGCGAATGCAGCCAGTGCCGCGAAGAGCCCGCCCGACTCGCAG GCCTTCACTTTGACTCCTTGTCCAAACCCATTAGTGCCCCCCTGCCTGCACTGGCCCCCGGGCTGCCCCCCTTCCTGCCTGCCGGGCGCACCCCTCCTGCGGCTCCCCCggctcccccagctcccccacTCCTGGGCTGCTGCGGGACCCCCGTCTGCTCCCTGGCTGAGGCGCAGCAGGAACTGCAGGTGCTCCGGAGGCAGCTGGGAGAAAGTGAGCACTTGCCTCCAGCATGGG GTGTGACGCTGCCCATGGCACCAGCAAAGCCCACAGCCCCACTGGGCCCCTTCGGAGAGGGCAGCAAAGCCCCAGCATCGCTCTGCCGACACGGCGCGCTGCAGAGCCTGGCTGAGATCCCCAGGGCCAGCGAGACCCATGCCCTCTGGGATGTACCCCCTCCCAGCCGGCCACTCTACGGGGCCTTGCCATCAGGGTACCCCTCCGGCCAGAAGCTGACAG GGGCAGACCTGCTGGAGGAACACTTGATGGAGATCCGCAGCCTGCGCCAGCGCCTCGAGGAGTCCATCTGCACCAACGATCGGCTCCGGGAGCAGCTCGAACGCCGCCTGGCCTCTACCAGCAAGGCCAGTG GATTGCCCAGCGATGTCTATGCCCAGACGCcagagccagggctgcagctgagTGGGGAGAACCAGGCTCTGCGTGAGGACAACCGGACCCTGCGGCTCCAGCGTGACCACCTCTCCCAAG AGCTGGCGCGGGTGCAGGAGGCACTCCTGGCTGCCTGCTCCCGAGCACGGGAGGCTGAAGCAGAGCTGGGCCAGAGGCGTGGGGAGCAGCGgaggctggcagaggagcttgccaagcacCAAGACAGTGTCCGGCAGCTCCGGGACGAGCGGCACTCTCTGCAGGAGGACAACAACAG GCTGCAACACACAGTGAcgctcctgcagcagcagtgtgagGAGCACCGCCTGCTCCTGCAGACCCTGCGCACGGAGCTGCACGTCTACGAGAGCCTCCCTGGCCCCTCTGCTGAGAGCCGTGCAG GCTGCTTCCCATCTCCTCCGGTGCGGGATGTTGGCACAAGTTCAGCAGCTCCTCGCTTCTCCCCACTACCCTCTGACACGTCAGTGGCCCGGCAGATGGACG AGCCACGCGGGGCAGACCCACTGGTCAGGAAGAGTGAGGGACCGACGGGGGCTCACATCGTTGGCCGCCTGGACACCTACCAGGCCCTGGAGCAGCACATCCTGGAGGGGAAGACACTGGCCCGCGAGCTGATGTGTCTCACGCGCCCGGCACTTGGGCTGCCCAACTGCCCACTCCCAGGAAAGGAGGTAAAGCGTGggcagcatggggctggcagctgctgggggccAGACCCTCTGCAGACCACGCATAAAGCAGCTCCTGAGCCCAATATCGGCCCCGAGGCTTGCAGGGCTGGCAAGCAGCAGGTAGCCTTCTGCCTGGGGGCTGAtgccagcactgccctgctgtGTCGGGCTGGACACGGCGAGTCCCTGGGTGCAGCGGGATGCAGCTGCCCCGGCAGCACTCGCTCCCGCACCCTTCTCCTGCAGGCCCTGGGGTGGACGGGCGCAGGGCACCTCTGGGGCAGCGCCAGCACCCTGCACCGTGTCCTGGAGGAGTGCGCGTCTCTCCTTACCGCCTTCTGGAGCGCCGTGCTGCCTGTCagtcctgcccagcaccagggcAAG GAGCAGGTGCTACAGGGTGAGATTGCAGCGCTGCGGGCCCAGCTCTCTGAGAGGGAGGAtgctctgcagagcacagctgagcGGCTGCGCAGCACAACCCAGCTCAAGGACAGCATGGAGCAGTTCATCGTGAGCCAGC TGACCAGGACCCACAACGTGCTGCGCAAGGCCAGGACGAACCTGGAG GTGAAGGCCCAGCAGGCCCTGCCCGTCGCCTGA